From Segatella copri, the proteins below share one genomic window:
- a CDS encoding copper resistance protein NlpE: MKKKLVLTAAVIAALSVVSCNGKKTNSQGADQDSLSYAENDSLNSNDVILDSIAGTYEGTLPAADCPGIKTVLTLNADSTYQYSADYLERKDGHDEASGIFKVLANNVVEITRPSSGETSYYKVKDANSLIMTDSLGNEPEGAMAKHYVLTKKR, from the coding sequence ATGAAAAAGAAATTAGTTTTGACAGCAGCCGTCATCGCTGCATTGTCAGTTGTCTCCTGCAATGGCAAGAAGACAAATAGCCAGGGGGCTGACCAGGATAGCCTCAGTTATGCTGAAAATGATTCGCTCAATTCCAACGATGTCATTCTCGATTCCATCGCCGGCACCTACGAGGGAACTCTCCCTGCTGCCGACTGTCCGGGCATCAAGACCGTTTTGACGCTCAACGCCGACAGCACCTACCAGTACTCAGCCGACTATCTGGAGCGCAAGGATGGTCACGACGAAGCGAGCGGTATCTTCAAGGTATTGGCTAACAACGTGGTAGAAATCACCCGTCCATCGAGTGGCGAGACATCTTACTACAAGGTAAAGGATGCCAACAGCCTCATCATGACCGATTCGCTGGGCAATGAGCCTGAAGGCGCCATGGCTAAGCACTATGTGCTGACTAAGAAAAGGTAA
- a CDS encoding L-fucose/L-arabinose isomerase family protein, with amino-acid sequence MVSNNIPQVKLGIIAVSRDCFPIALSTQRRENIVKEYKGEIFNCQTTVENEKDMLKALGEVKEQGCNALVVFLGNFGPETPETLIAKNFDGPCMFVAAAEGDGDMINGRGDAYCGMLNCSYNLGMRHLKGYIPEYPVGTAEEVAKMILDFVPVARVILGLKGLKIITFGPRPQDFFACNAPIKGLYELGVEIEENSELDLLVAYKEHENDPRIDEVCADMAKEMGEGCYYPDLSRRMAQFELTLLDWAEAHKGSRQYVAFADKCWPAFPSQFGFEPCYVNSRLVSRGIPVACEVDVYGALSEYIGMCASDDTVTLLDINNSVPQYIYDEDIKGKYDYKLTDTFMGFHCGNTPQCKMCSSRKIKYQLIQNRLLENGGKPDFTRGTLEGDIAASDITFYRLQCDSEGNLRSYIAEGEVLDVPTRSFGGIGIFAINEMGRFYRHVLIQKGYPHHGAVAFSHVGKTLFEVFKYLGIKDIAYNQPASLPYPTENPWK; translated from the coding sequence ATGGTAAGCAACAACATTCCACAAGTAAAGCTCGGTATTATTGCCGTTAGCCGTGACTGTTTTCCAATCGCGCTTTCTACTCAGCGCCGTGAGAACATCGTAAAAGAGTACAAGGGTGAAATCTTCAACTGCCAGACTACAGTTGAGAACGAGAAAGATATGCTCAAGGCTTTGGGCGAAGTGAAAGAGCAGGGCTGCAACGCTTTGGTTGTATTCCTCGGTAACTTCGGTCCTGAGACTCCTGAGACTTTGATTGCAAAGAACTTCGATGGTCCTTGCATGTTTGTTGCAGCTGCAGAGGGTGACGGCGACATGATCAATGGTCGTGGCGACGCTTACTGCGGTATGCTCAACTGCTCTTACAACCTTGGCATGCGCCACCTGAAGGGTTACATCCCTGAGTATCCTGTAGGTACAGCAGAGGAAGTAGCTAAGATGATTCTGGACTTCGTACCAGTAGCTCGCGTTATCCTCGGTTTGAAGGGTTTGAAGATTATCACCTTCGGTCCACGTCCACAGGACTTCTTCGCTTGCAACGCTCCTATCAAGGGCTTGTACGAACTCGGTGTTGAGATTGAGGAGAATTCAGAGCTCGACCTTCTCGTAGCTTACAAGGAGCATGAGAACGACCCACGTATCGATGAGGTTTGCGCTGATATGGCCAAGGAGATGGGCGAGGGATGCTACTATCCTGATCTCAGCCGCAGAATGGCACAGTTTGAGTTGACATTGCTCGACTGGGCAGAGGCTCACAAGGGTTCTCGCCAGTATGTAGCATTCGCTGACAAGTGCTGGCCTGCATTCCCAAGCCAGTTCGGTTTCGAGCCTTGCTATGTAAACAGCCGTCTCGTTAGCCGCGGCATTCCTGTAGCTTGCGAGGTTGATGTCTATGGTGCGCTCTCAGAGTACATCGGTATGTGTGCTTCTGACGATACCGTTACATTGCTCGATATCAACAACTCAGTTCCTCAGTATATCTATGATGAGGACATCAAGGGCAAGTACGATTATAAGTTGACTGATACCTTCATGGGCTTCCACTGCGGTAACACTCCACAGTGCAAGATGTGCTCTAGCCGTAAGATTAAGTATCAGCTCATCCAGAACCGTTTGTTGGAGAATGGTGGTAAACCAGACTTCACCCGTGGTACCTTGGAGGGTGATATCGCAGCTTCTGACATCACATTCTACCGTCTGCAGTGCGATTCAGAGGGCAACCTCCGCAGCTACATCGCAGAGGGTGAGGTTCTCGATGTTCCTACCCGTTCATTCGGTGGTATCGGTATCTTCGCCATCAACGAGATGGGCCGCTTCTATCGTCACGTATTGATTCAGAAGGGTTATCCACACCACGGAGCCGTAGCATTCTCTCACGTAGGTAAGACCTTGTTCGAGGTATTCAAGTATCTCGGCATCAAGGATATCGCTTACAACCAGCCAGCTAGTCTGCCTTACCCAACAGAGAATCCTTGGAAGTAA
- a CDS encoding TerC family protein — translation MEHVFTESMFLVGFVIFIAAILVLDMLVIDRKAHVVSIKEAGSWTAVWIILALAFAVFIYFHGDMVHGIENFDDLKLIASRYASHLKLDPNDYEGSLQQYRHYMTISYISGYLIEKTLSVDNLFVMMMIFTSFGVDKKDYQHVLNWGILGAIVLRFIFIFAGAALISRFAWILLVFGGFLVYSGAKMFLNRNKKEEINALEHPVVKFMQKRLHLGPLVMTVVFIEFCDLIFAFDSIPAVFSVSLDPFVVFFSNIFAILGLRALFFLLAAIADKFRYLKVGVSVLLVFIGVKMLIHDFFEIDAVSSLVFIILVLLVSIGASVVIPQKQEALENTK, via the coding sequence ATGGAACATGTTTTTACTGAATCGATGTTTTTGGTGGGATTCGTGATTTTCATCGCCGCCATACTCGTATTAGACATGCTGGTCATCGACCGAAAGGCACATGTGGTGTCTATCAAGGAAGCCGGTTCATGGACGGCTGTATGGATTATTCTAGCGCTCGCCTTCGCCGTATTCATCTATTTTCATGGCGACATGGTACACGGCATAGAGAACTTCGACGACCTGAAGCTGATAGCCTCGCGCTATGCTTCGCATCTCAAACTGGACCCGAACGACTATGAGGGGAGTCTGCAGCAATACCGGCACTATATGACCATCTCCTACATCTCGGGTTATCTGATAGAGAAAACGCTCTCGGTAGATAATCTCTTCGTGATGATGATGATTTTCACCTCGTTCGGAGTAGACAAGAAAGATTACCAGCACGTACTGAACTGGGGTATTCTGGGAGCCATCGTGCTGCGCTTCATCTTCATCTTCGCGGGTGCTGCGCTCATCAGCCGGTTCGCCTGGATTTTACTCGTATTCGGAGGATTCCTGGTTTACAGCGGTGCCAAGATGTTCCTCAACAGGAACAAGAAGGAGGAAATCAATGCTCTGGAGCATCCGGTAGTGAAGTTCATGCAGAAGCGCCTGCATCTGGGTCCGCTGGTGATGACGGTGGTATTCATCGAGTTCTGCGACCTGATTTTCGCCTTCGACAGCATCCCAGCCGTTTTCTCGGTATCGCTCGACCCATTCGTGGTGTTCTTCTCGAATATCTTCGCCATCCTGGGCTTGCGTGCCCTCTTCTTCCTGCTGGCAGCGATAGCAGACAAGTTCCGCTATCTGAAGGTGGGTGTGAGTGTGCTGCTGGTGTTCATCGGTGTGAAGATGCTCATCCACGATTTCTTCGAGATTGATGCAGTCAGTTCGCTGGTATTCATCATCCTCGTACTGCTCGTCAGCATCGGGGCTTCGGTGGTGATTCCGCAGAAACAGGAAGCGTTGGAAAATACGAAATAA